Part of the Ruegeria sp. AD91A genome, TCCAGTCCTATTGTAACACCGTCCCCACCCCCGAAGGCGGCACCCATGTGGCCGGGTTCTGGGCTGCTGTCCTCAAGGGCATCAAGGCGTACGGAGAGTTGATCAACAACAAAAAGGCCGCGCAAATCACCCGCGAGGACCTGATCACCGGCGGCTGCGCGCTGGTGTCCTGCTTCATCTCGGAACCGGAATTCGTCGGCCAGACCAAAGACCGCCTTGCGACGGTCGAGGCACAGCGGCTGGTCGAAAACGCGGTCCGCGACCATTTCGACAACTGGCTGGCCGCGGACAATAAATCAGCTGGCGCGATTCTGGACTTCCTTATCCTGAGGTCCGAGGAACGCCTGCGCAGACGGGCCGAGAAGGAAACACAACGCAAGTCCGCCACTAAAAAACTTCGTCTCCCCGGCAAGCTGGTGGACTGTAGTAGTTCAACACGGGACGGCACGGAATTATTCATCGTCGAGGGCGATTCTGCGGGCGGCTCTGCCAAAATGGGCCGGAATCGCAAAACGCAGGCCCTGCTGCCCCTGCGCGGCAAGATCCTGAACGTACTGGGCGCGGCCAGTTCGAAACTGGGCACCAATGCCGAGATCAACGACCTGACGCAGGCGCTGGGTGTGAGGCTTGGCACCAAGTTCAACGTCGATGACCTGCGCTATGACAAGATCATCATCATGACCGACGCGGATGTGGACGGCGCGCATATCGCCGCGCTGCTGATGACGTTCTTCTTCACCCAGATGCGGCCCATGATTGACGCGGGCCACCTGTATCTGGCCTGCCCACCTCTGTATCGCCTGACCCAGGGGGCCAAGCGCGTTTACTGTCTGGACGAGGCCGAGCGTGACGAATGGCTTGAAAAAGGTCTGGGCGGCAAGGGCAAGATCGACGTGTCCCGCTTCAAGGGTCTGGGCGAGATGGACGCCAAGGACCTGAAAGAGACCACGATGGACCCCGCGTCCCGGAAATTGATCCGGGTCACCATTGACGAGGACGAACCCGGGGAGACCGGCGATCTGGTCGAGCGCCTGATGGGCAAAAAACCCGAACTGCGGTTCCA contains:
- the parE gene encoding DNA topoisomerase IV subunit B, yielding MPDDLLTPEATTTYDASSIEVLEGLEPVRKRPGMYIGGTDERALHHMVAEILDNSMDEAVAGHANRIEVELHADYALTVRDNGRGIPIDPHPKFPDKSALEVILCTLHAGGKFSGKAYQTSGGLHGVGASVVNALSDSMVVQVARDKTLYEQRFSRGVPLGPVEKIGAAPNRRGTTVTFHADPDIFGHHKFKPARLFKSIRSKAYLFSGVEIRWKSAIDDGETPTEASFHFPGGLSDYLKETMNGSSTYADQPFAGTVDFQEKFNTPGKVEWAINWTPSRDGFIQSYCNTVPTPEGGTHVAGFWAAVLKGIKAYGELINNKKAAQITREDLITGGCALVSCFISEPEFVGQTKDRLATVEAQRLVENAVRDHFDNWLAADNKSAGAILDFLILRSEERLRRRAEKETQRKSATKKLRLPGKLVDCSSSTRDGTELFIVEGDSAGGSAKMGRNRKTQALLPLRGKILNVLGAASSKLGTNAEINDLTQALGVRLGTKFNVDDLRYDKIIIMTDADVDGAHIAALLMTFFFTQMRPMIDAGHLYLACPPLYRLTQGAKRVYCLDEAERDEWLEKGLGGKGKIDVSRFKGLGEMDAKDLKETTMDPASRKLIRVTIDEDEPGETGDLVERLMGKKPELRFQYIQENARFVEELDV